In one window of Kitasatospora sp. MMS16-BH015 DNA:
- a CDS encoding GMC family oxidoreductase, with protein MAEQTYDVVVVGAGIAGSLLAGQLGARGWRVLVLEAGTGGGDPAREQAEALARYRGAPAKVPSAALAANPAVPSPDVPELTGLPDGGYRAEGYLRQQGPQPYASGYLRVNGGTGTAWTGLTPRMHPEDFRTGAFGYGRDWPLDYLELEPWYRAAERELGVAADAAEQRAEVGLPLPEGYEFPLPAVAASHLDQLLAERLDGAAVQDPYLQHPTGLKVVGTPHARNTKATEQYGPACQGSASCIPVCPTQAKYTPARTQAGWSAGVRLRTRAVATRVLVDATGLAAGVSYRGYDEQGRPDPTERTARAGLVVLAAHAIENARLLLASPVADASGQLGRNLMDHPVLLTWGLMDRQVGPYRGPGSTSGFEGFRFGAGRAARAPFRIEIGNWGWGWAAGPPGLELDALLRTGDPAFPDGRGLFGKALREAVGDRVGRQFALQFELEQEADPANRVTLDHRHPDAFGQPRPLIDYRLSEHVKRGIAAAKAVSDQLFTLLGAEDHSSYRPGPANPGWYEYQGRPYVYRGAGHAGGTHVMGRHPGDSVVDSFQRCWSHPNLYAVGCGSMPSLGTSNPTLTMAALALRTADRIHGELTSARRSLTTSRSAVTRESGPTEETAAR; from the coding sequence ATGGCGGAGCAGACGTACGACGTGGTGGTGGTCGGGGCGGGGATCGCCGGGTCGTTGCTGGCCGGGCAGTTGGGGGCGCGCGGCTGGCGGGTGCTGGTGCTGGAGGCGGGCACCGGCGGGGGTGACCCGGCGCGTGAGCAGGCCGAGGCGCTGGCCCGCTACCGGGGCGCCCCGGCGAAGGTGCCGAGCGCCGCGCTGGCCGCCAATCCGGCCGTGCCCTCGCCCGACGTGCCCGAGCTGACCGGCCTGCCCGACGGCGGGTACCGCGCCGAGGGCTACCTGCGCCAGCAGGGCCCGCAGCCGTACGCGAGCGGCTACCTGCGAGTCAACGGCGGTACCGGGACGGCCTGGACGGGCCTCACGCCCCGGATGCACCCGGAGGACTTCCGCACCGGCGCCTTCGGCTACGGGCGGGACTGGCCGTTGGACTACCTGGAGTTGGAGCCCTGGTACCGCGCGGCCGAACGCGAGCTGGGCGTGGCGGCGGACGCCGCCGAGCAGCGGGCCGAGGTCGGCCTGCCGCTGCCCGAGGGCTACGAGTTCCCGCTGCCCGCAGTGGCCGCCAGCCACCTGGACCAGCTGCTCGCCGAGCGGCTGGACGGAGCCGCCGTCCAGGACCCGTACCTGCAACACCCCACCGGGCTCAAGGTGGTGGGCACCCCGCACGCCCGCAACACCAAGGCCACCGAGCAGTACGGACCGGCCTGCCAGGGCAGCGCGAGCTGCATCCCGGTCTGCCCGACCCAGGCCAAGTACACCCCCGCCCGCACCCAGGCCGGCTGGTCGGCCGGGGTGCGGCTGCGCACCCGCGCGGTGGCGACCCGGGTGCTGGTGGATGCCACCGGCCTGGCCGCCGGGGTGAGTTACCGCGGTTACGACGAGCAGGGCCGCCCGGATCCGACCGAACGGACCGCCCGGGCCGGCCTGGTGGTGCTCGCGGCGCACGCGATCGAGAACGCCCGGCTGCTGCTCGCCTCCCCGGTGGCCGACGCCAGTGGGCAGCTGGGGCGGAACCTGATGGACCATCCGGTTTTGCTCACCTGGGGACTGATGGATCGTCAGGTCGGTCCGTACCGAGGGCCTGGCTCGACCTCCGGGTTCGAGGGGTTCCGGTTCGGTGCGGGCCGGGCCGCCCGGGCGCCGTTCCGGATCGAGATCGGCAACTGGGGGTGGGGCTGGGCCGCCGGCCCGCCGGGCCTGGAGCTGGACGCGCTGCTGCGCACCGGCGATCCGGCCTTCCCGGACGGGCGAGGGCTGTTCGGCAAGGCGCTGCGGGAGGCCGTCGGCGACCGGGTGGGGCGGCAGTTCGCCCTGCAGTTCGAGCTGGAGCAGGAGGCCGACCCGGCCAACCGGGTCACCCTCGACCACCGGCACCCCGACGCCTTCGGGCAGCCCCGGCCGCTGATCGACTACCGGCTCTCCGAGCACGTCAAGCGCGGCATCGCGGCCGCCAAGGCCGTCTCCGACCAGCTCTTCACCCTGCTCGGCGCCGAGGACCACAGCAGCTACCGCCCCGGCCCGGCCAACCCCGGCTGGTACGAGTACCAGGGCCGGCCCTACGTCTACCGGGGCGCGGGCCACGCGGGCGGCACCCATGTGATGGGCCGCCACCCCGGGGATTCGGTGGTCGACTCCTTCCAGCGCTGCTGGAGCCACCCCAACCTCTACGCCGTGGGCTGCGGTTCGATGCCCTCCCTCGGCACCTCCAACCCCACCCTCACCATGGCGGCCCTCGCCCTGCGCACCGCCGACCGGATCCACGGCGAGCTGACCAGTGCCCGCCGCTCCCTCACCACCAGCCGGTCCGCTGTCACCCGCGAGTCCGGCCCGACCGAGGAGACCGCTGCCCGATGA
- a CDS encoding alpha-hydroxy-acid oxidizing protein: MAPQFGDYQLEIYLNGLGGTVPDHPMTFAELERRAEAALPPGVWSYVAGGAGDEHTQRANVTAFERWGLVPRMMAGAAQRDLSVELFGLALASPLLLAPVGVLGICTPDGHGDLAVARAAARTGVPMIASTLSADPLEAVAKELGTAPGLFQLYPPGDRELAESLVRRAEAAGFTALVVTLDTWVTGWRPRDLSTANFPQLRGKCLANYTSDPVFRARLAKTPEEDPAAVVREWATVFPNALSWADLPWLRSLTSLPLLLKGIQHPEDVRRARDGGVDGIYCSNHGGRQANGGLPAIEALPGVVEAADGLPVLFDSGVRSGAELVKALALGASAVGLGRPYAYGLAVGGEDGVVHVLRSVLAEADLLMAVDGYPTVADLTPQALRRLS, translated from the coding sequence GTGGCACCGCAGTTCGGCGACTACCAGCTGGAGATCTACCTGAACGGCCTGGGCGGGACGGTGCCCGACCACCCGATGACCTTCGCCGAGCTGGAGCGGCGGGCCGAGGCCGCCCTGCCGCCCGGGGTCTGGTCCTACGTGGCCGGCGGGGCCGGGGACGAGCACACCCAACGGGCCAACGTGACCGCCTTCGAGCGCTGGGGGCTGGTGCCCCGGATGATGGCCGGGGCGGCGCAGCGCGACCTCTCGGTGGAGCTGTTCGGGCTGGCGCTGGCCTCGCCGCTGCTGCTGGCGCCGGTCGGGGTGCTCGGCATCTGCACGCCGGACGGGCACGGCGACCTGGCCGTCGCCCGGGCGGCGGCCCGGACCGGGGTGCCGATGATCGCCTCCACCCTCTCGGCGGATCCGCTGGAGGCGGTGGCCAAGGAACTGGGCACCGCCCCGGGCCTGTTCCAGCTCTACCCACCGGGCGACCGGGAGCTGGCCGAGAGCCTGGTGCGCCGGGCCGAGGCCGCCGGGTTCACGGCGCTGGTGGTCACCCTGGACACCTGGGTGACGGGCTGGCGCCCGCGTGACCTGAGCACCGCCAACTTCCCGCAGCTGCGCGGCAAGTGCCTGGCCAACTACACCAGTGACCCGGTCTTCCGGGCCCGGTTGGCCAAGACGCCCGAGGAGGACCCGGCGGCCGTGGTCCGCGAGTGGGCCACCGTCTTCCCGAACGCGCTCAGCTGGGCCGACCTGCCCTGGCTGCGCTCGCTCACCTCACTCCCCCTGCTGCTCAAGGGGATCCAGCACCCGGAGGACGTCCGCCGGGCCCGGGACGGCGGGGTGGACGGCATCTACTGCTCCAACCACGGCGGCAGGCAGGCCAACGGCGGCCTGCCCGCCATCGAGGCGCTGCCCGGCGTGGTGGAGGCGGCCGACGGCCTGCCGGTGCTGTTCGACTCGGGCGTGCGCAGCGGCGCCGAGCTGGTCAAGGCGCTGGCGCTGGGCGCGAGCGCCGTCGGCCTCGGCCGCCCGTACGCGTACGGGCTCGCGGTGGGCGGCGAGGACGGCGTGGTGCACGTGCTCCGCTCGGTGCTGGCCGAGGCTGATCTGCTGATGGCGGTGGACGGCTACCCGACGGTGGCCGACCTCACCCCGCAGGCGCTGCGCCGCCTGAGCTGA
- a CDS encoding phosphatidylinositol-specific phospholipase C — MRAEQTNRSTVSAAGPVSRRALLAAGLAAGAAVLGAAPAARAAGTRPALQLPSGADWMAALPDSAPLARLTVPGTHDTCSLYGGPITQTQTLSVPDQLAAGVRFLDIRCRLVNGVFAIHHSQFFQNIFFGDVLNQCQAFLAQHPGETVLMRVKQEYSTESDQSFGAVFAGYQSRWPLLWTEPHVPALGEVRGRIVVIADNGGVPGLRWGGGNTDIEDDYDIGTVFEYNSRKWPEVSAHLDAARAATDPQRLYLSFTSSSGWGLWPRQAADTAAPKLAAYLGGLDHAARPVLGTVPMDFVTADSVRPLYALNFGA; from the coding sequence ATGCGGGCGGAGCAGACCAACCGGAGCACGGTAAGCGCGGCGGGGCCGGTCTCCCGGCGCGCACTGCTGGCCGCCGGCCTCGCGGCGGGCGCCGCCGTGCTCGGCGCGGCCCCGGCGGCCCGGGCCGCCGGCACCCGACCCGCACTCCAACTCCCGTCCGGCGCCGACTGGATGGCCGCCCTGCCGGACAGCGCCCCGCTGGCCCGGCTCACCGTGCCCGGCACCCACGACACTTGCTCGCTCTACGGCGGCCCGATCACCCAGACCCAGACCCTCTCAGTGCCGGACCAACTGGCTGCCGGGGTAAGGTTCCTGGACATCCGGTGCCGGCTGGTCAACGGGGTCTTCGCGATCCACCACAGCCAGTTCTTCCAGAACATCTTCTTCGGCGACGTGCTCAACCAATGCCAGGCCTTCCTCGCCCAGCACCCGGGCGAGACCGTGCTGATGCGGGTCAAGCAGGAGTACTCCACCGAATCCGACCAGAGCTTCGGCGCCGTCTTCGCGGGCTACCAGAGCCGCTGGCCGCTGCTCTGGACCGAGCCGCACGTGCCCGCGCTCGGCGAGGTGCGCGGCCGGATCGTGGTGATCGCCGACAACGGCGGGGTGCCTGGCCTGCGGTGGGGCGGTGGCAACACCGACATCGAGGACGACTACGACATCGGCACCGTCTTCGAGTACAACTCCCGCAAGTGGCCCGAGGTCTCGGCCCACCTGGACGCCGCCCGGGCCGCCACCGACCCGCAGCGGCTCTACCTGAGCTTCACCTCCTCCTCCGGCTGGGGCCTCTGGCCCCGCCAGGCGGCCGACACCGCCGCCCCGAAGCTGGCCGCCTACCTCGGCGGCCTCGACCACGCGGCCCGGCCGGTGCTGGGCACGGTGCCGATGGACTTCGTGACGGCGGACTCGGTGCGGCCGCTCTACGCGCTCAACTTCGGCGCCTAA
- a CDS encoding TNT domain-containing protein translates to MAIRRTLAAVGAAVAVLVGTVATSAAPASALARPQVTAVRATAGLPADQCSAMFYQGDKRLGPEQLPTAGPVGRELWGYHRTGALSQPDFLATYYDATAGSWKYPPQNGYLLTPDGKPVELQQTLLPGQRIDRFGSEYGAFLAPEGLPYANRSIPPQSLDGSPAELCNYHDYQVVKPFTVDAGPIAPWFGQPGFGWQYQLDAALLPGGPDRLNVLWLVENGYLARVS, encoded by the coding sequence ATGGCGATTCGACGGACCTTGGCGGCGGTCGGCGCAGCAGTGGCGGTACTGGTGGGCACGGTGGCGACCAGCGCGGCCCCGGCCTCGGCGCTGGCCCGACCGCAGGTCACCGCCGTCCGAGCCACGGCGGGCCTCCCCGCCGACCAGTGCTCGGCCATGTTCTACCAGGGCGACAAGCGGCTCGGCCCGGAGCAGCTGCCCACCGCGGGCCCGGTCGGCCGCGAGCTCTGGGGCTACCACCGCACCGGCGCGCTCTCCCAGCCGGACTTCCTGGCCACCTACTACGACGCCACGGCCGGCTCCTGGAAGTACCCGCCGCAGAACGGCTACCTGCTCACCCCCGACGGCAAGCCGGTCGAGCTGCAGCAGACCCTGCTGCCCGGCCAGCGGATCGACCGGTTCGGCAGCGAGTACGGCGCCTTCCTGGCCCCCGAGGGCCTGCCCTACGCCAACCGCTCGATCCCGCCGCAGAGTCTGGACGGCTCCCCGGCCGAGCTCTGCAACTACCACGACTACCAGGTGGTCAAGCCCTTCACGGTGGACGCCGGCCCGATCGCCCCGTGGTTCGGCCAGCCCGGCTTCGGCTGGCAGTACCAGCTGGACGCCGCCCTGCTGCCCGGCGGCCCGGACCGGCTGAACGTGCTCTGGCTGGTCGAGAACGGCTACCTCGCCCGGGTCTCCTGA
- a CDS encoding LysR family transcriptional regulator: protein MAAGLERHELEVFLTLAEELHFGRTADRLLVSRAHVSQTLQKLERRIGAPLFLRTSRTVGLTPLGSRLAEDLAPLHRAMADAVERAVATARGINGTLRVGFVGALWGQLFGAAADAFQAARPGCVIELREVPFGVGQEPLRTGEIQLSNVSFPFDAPDMSVSEALVTEGRVLAVSAKHPFARRPAVFLEDMAEVTMLTIPTLSVRWSRARAPLTTPSGRPIPQGPPVASMQELLALVAAGKGAFPVGAQMNRFYLRPDVAYVPIEDAPPLTWGLVWRTGTETPLLRDFAATVAELAPAHA from the coding sequence ATGGCAGCGGGGCTGGAGCGGCACGAGCTGGAGGTCTTCCTTACCCTGGCGGAGGAGCTGCACTTCGGCCGCACCGCCGACCGGCTGCTGGTCTCCCGCGCGCACGTCAGCCAGACCCTGCAGAAGCTCGAGCGCCGGATCGGCGCCCCGCTCTTCCTGCGCACCAGCCGCACCGTCGGCCTCACCCCGCTCGGCAGCCGGCTGGCCGAGGACCTGGCTCCCCTGCACCGCGCGATGGCGGATGCCGTCGAGCGCGCCGTGGCCACCGCGCGCGGCATCAACGGGACCCTGCGGGTCGGGTTCGTCGGGGCGCTCTGGGGGCAGCTGTTCGGCGCGGCGGCGGACGCCTTCCAGGCCGCCCGGCCGGGCTGCGTGATCGAGCTGCGCGAGGTGCCGTTCGGAGTCGGACAGGAGCCGCTGCGCACCGGCGAGATCCAGCTGAGCAACGTGAGCTTCCCGTTCGACGCCCCGGACATGAGCGTCAGCGAGGCCCTGGTCACCGAGGGGCGGGTGCTCGCCGTCTCGGCCAAGCACCCTTTCGCCCGCCGCCCGGCGGTCTTCCTGGAGGACATGGCCGAGGTCACCATGCTCACCATCCCGACCTTGTCCGTCCGCTGGTCCAGGGCCCGCGCCCCGCTCACCACCCCGAGCGGCCGCCCGATCCCCCAGGGGCCGCCCGTGGCCTCGATGCAGGAGCTGCTCGCCCTGGTCGCGGCCGGCAAGGGCGCCTTCCCGGTCGGCGCCCAGATGAACCGGTTCTACCTGCGCCCCGACGTCGCCTACGTGCCGATCGAGGACGCGCCGCCGCTCACCTGGGGCCTGGTCTGGCGGACCGGCACCGAGACCCCACTGCTGCGCGACTTCGCCGCCACCGTCGCCGAGCTCGCACCCGCCCACGCCTGA
- a CDS encoding dihydrofolate reductase family protein, producing the protein MKKLTAGLFVSLDGVVEAPERWHFPYLNEELGRALGAQIQAADTMLLGRATYEEFAAHWAHQGSEVPFADRINGIPKYVVSGTLGVADWQNTTLLAGPGLAERIGELKRHPGGDISVTGSVTLVRWLLAQGLLDELSLMVHPIVVGAGRRLFDEADTARYPLELVDFTTFSTGVVHLTYRTTA; encoded by the coding sequence GTGAAGAAGCTCACCGCCGGGTTGTTCGTCTCGCTCGACGGGGTGGTGGAAGCTCCGGAGCGCTGGCACTTCCCTTATCTGAACGAGGAGTTGGGCCGCGCGCTGGGTGCGCAGATCCAGGCGGCCGACACCATGCTGCTCGGCCGCGCCACCTACGAGGAGTTCGCCGCGCACTGGGCGCACCAGGGCAGCGAGGTGCCGTTCGCGGACCGGATCAACGGCATCCCCAAGTACGTGGTCTCCGGCACCCTGGGGGTCGCCGACTGGCAGAACACCACCCTGCTCGCCGGGCCCGGCCTGGCCGAGCGGATCGGTGAGCTGAAGCGGCACCCGGGCGGGGACATCTCGGTGACCGGGAGCGTGACGCTGGTCCGCTGGCTGCTGGCGCAGGGCCTGCTCGACGAGCTCTCGCTGATGGTCCACCCGATCGTGGTCGGCGCCGGCCGCCGCCTCTTCGACGAGGCCGACACCGCGCGCTACCCGCTCGAGCTGGTCGACTTCACCACCTTCAGCACCGGAGTCGTCCACCTCACGTACCGCACCACCGCCTGA
- a CDS encoding MFS transporter, which yields MDDGRDGWRKRALVPVLVFLGLVVSVVSSLGAPLVPTIAARDHVSPASAQWSLTITLLVGAVATPTMGRLGDGPWRRAVVLCGSALVLVGSVLAALPLGFGWLVVGRGLQGVGLGLTPLAIATARDSLSEERSRSAVALLSITTVAGVGLGYPLTGVITEAFGVSAGFWFAALIAAVAFTAAALVLPPTPVRARRPLDAPGALLLGVALAGLLLVLSQGETWGWGSPRLLLLGAAAVLLLAGWVRHELRTAHPLVDLRLVRHRTVLTANVTGLVAGVGMYLLIALVTRFVQTPKAAGYGFGASVVVTGLVLLPFSVASVLTGKVLPLLARRLSAAAVLPLGCLVCLASLLGFAGLRGQQWEVLVVMAVAGLGVGCTFAVMPGLIVGAVPAAETGSAISFNQVLRYVGYSTGSALSAAVLQAHTAPGAVLPSDSGYTTAALIGGAVSLLAAVVAVVLPRRAATPPTTPVAAGAAPAPAGRTVAK from the coding sequence ATGGACGACGGTCGGGACGGGTGGCGCAAGCGGGCGCTGGTGCCGGTGCTGGTGTTCCTGGGGCTGGTGGTCTCGGTGGTCAGCAGCCTCGGAGCGCCGCTGGTGCCCACGATCGCCGCGCGGGACCACGTCTCGCCCGCGAGCGCGCAGTGGTCGCTCACCATCACCCTGCTGGTCGGCGCGGTGGCCACCCCCACCATGGGGCGGCTCGGCGACGGCCCCTGGCGGCGGGCCGTGGTGCTCTGCGGCTCGGCCCTGGTGCTGGTCGGCAGCGTGCTGGCCGCCCTCCCGCTGGGCTTCGGCTGGCTGGTGGTCGGCCGCGGCCTGCAGGGCGTCGGCCTCGGGCTGACCCCGCTGGCCATCGCCACCGCCCGGGACAGCCTCTCCGAGGAGCGCTCCCGCTCCGCCGTGGCGCTGCTCTCGATCACCACCGTCGCGGGCGTCGGCCTCGGCTACCCGCTGACCGGCGTGATCACCGAGGCCTTCGGCGTCTCGGCCGGCTTCTGGTTCGCCGCGCTGATCGCCGCGGTGGCCTTCACTGCCGCCGCCCTGGTACTGCCACCCACCCCCGTCCGGGCCCGGCGCCCGCTGGACGCCCCCGGCGCCCTGCTGCTCGGCGTCGCGTTGGCCGGCCTGCTGCTGGTGCTCAGCCAGGGCGAGACCTGGGGCTGGGGCTCGCCGCGCCTGCTGCTGCTCGGCGCCGCGGCCGTGCTGCTGCTGGCCGGCTGGGTCCGGCACGAGCTGCGCACCGCGCACCCGCTGGTCGACCTGCGGTTGGTGCGCCACCGCACCGTGCTCACGGCCAACGTCACCGGCCTGGTCGCCGGGGTCGGGATGTACCTGCTGATCGCCCTGGTCACCCGCTTCGTGCAGACCCCGAAGGCGGCCGGCTACGGCTTCGGCGCCTCGGTGGTGGTGACCGGCCTGGTGCTGCTGCCCTTCTCGGTGGCCAGCGTGCTCACCGGCAAGGTGCTGCCGCTGCTGGCCCGGCGGCTCTCGGCCGCGGCCGTGCTGCCGCTCGGCTGCCTGGTCTGCCTGGCCTCGCTGCTCGGCTTCGCCGGCCTGCGCGGCCAGCAGTGGGAGGTGCTGGTCGTCATGGCGGTGGCGGGCCTCGGCGTCGGCTGCACGTTCGCGGTGATGCCCGGCCTGATCGTCGGCGCGGTGCCGGCCGCCGAGACCGGCAGCGCGATCAGCTTCAACCAGGTGCTGCGCTACGTCGGTTACTCCACCGGCAGCGCGCTGAGCGCGGCCGTCCTGCAGGCGCACACCGCCCCCGGCGCCGTGCTCCCGAGCGACTCGGGCTACACCACCGCCGCCCTGATCGGCGGCGCGGTCTCGCTGCTGGCGGCCGTGGTCGCCGTCGTCCTCCCGCGCCGCGCGGCCACACCGCCCACCACTCCGGTCGCCGCCGGGGCCGCCCCCGCCCCGGCAGGGCGTACGGTAGCCAAGTGA
- a CDS encoding TetR/AcrR family transcriptional regulator, with translation MTDLPAAEAVETTAEAVGSAAETAADAAAETVAGAAAETIAGAAADASAESSAGTAARTTAADAAAAGTAAAGTAAAGTAAADTAERPAEPVAKPARRRDSARSRELLLAAARQLFTERGYDRTTTREIGELAGVDPTLIARYYGGKTQLYIAALNAEFGSTPPADLLDRDRLRWLLDQVGRRGPGPGFRVASTPYQDPEVQQAAQSQLHFRLVDPLRERFRRDGLDDPQLRAELAVAAFAGILMGRSSGAFPTLTEADPAELVALVYELLSPADGS, from the coding sequence GTGACCGACCTCCCCGCCGCCGAAGCCGTCGAAACCACCGCCGAAGCCGTCGGATCCGCTGCCGAGACGGCCGCTGACGCGGCTGCCGAGACGGTCGCTGGCGCCGCCGCCGAGACGATCGCTGGCGCCGCCGCCGACGCCTCGGCCGAAAGCTCCGCCGGCACCGCTGCGCGCACCACCGCAGCCGACGCCGCTGCAGCCGGTACCGCTGCGGCCGGTACCGCCGCCGCCGGTACCGCCGCCGCCGATACCGCCGAGCGGCCCGCCGAGCCCGTCGCCAAGCCCGCTCGGCGGCGGGATTCGGCCCGGAGCCGGGAGCTGCTGCTGGCGGCGGCCCGCCAGCTCTTCACCGAGCGCGGGTACGACCGGACCACCACCCGCGAGATCGGTGAGCTGGCCGGGGTGGACCCGACCCTGATCGCGCGCTACTACGGCGGCAAGACGCAGCTCTACATCGCCGCCCTGAACGCCGAGTTCGGCTCCACCCCGCCCGCCGACCTGCTGGACCGGGACCGGCTGCGCTGGCTGCTCGACCAGGTGGGCCGCCGCGGGCCCGGCCCGGGCTTCCGGGTCGCCTCGACGCCCTACCAGGACCCGGAGGTCCAGCAGGCCGCCCAGAGCCAGCTGCACTTCCGCCTGGTCGACCCCCTGCGCGAGCGCTTCCGCCGGGACGGCCTGGACGACCCGCAGCTCCGCGCCGAACTCGCCGTGGCGGCCTTCGCGGGCATCCTGATGGGCCGCAGCAGCGGCGCCTTCCCGACCCTCACCGAGGCCGACCCGGCCGAGCTGGTCGCCCTGGTGTACGAGCTGCTCAGCCCGGCGGACGGCAGCTGA
- a CDS encoding cholesterol oxidase substrate-binding domain-containing protein encodes MAGQGAAERGTDGLSRRRLLAASAAGGAVWLLRGTVGPESAEAVGTAPVLPGALVPYQQVYENWAGEIRTSPLWVCAPAAPQQVADLADWAAANGWRLRAQGQRHGWAPFTVAAGTPSDTKVLLVDTTRSLTALSLASGFGGAAVRAQTGASMEDLLAFLAGQGLGVAACPAPGDLTVGGALAIGGHGTAVPAVGETPQPGQGFGSLSNQVLSLTAVVHDAGAGRYVLRTFDRSEADAAAFLVHLGRAFLTEVVLRAAPDANLRCLSRVDVPATELFAAPGSSAAAGGRTFADFLASTGRVEAIWFAFTDNPWLKTWQPTPGKPLFAHEVSAPYNYPFSDNIPQPVADLAGQLIGGSWGLAPLFGQLQFLITKIGLTGDLTDLLLAPGLLRSLLSGDTLTHLLAGGLRSDLWGASRHLLQYVRPTTLRVTANGYAIHCRRSDVQWAISRFTTYYQQLLAAYQARGEYPMNGAVEIRVTGLDDPAACGVPGARPPLLSALRPHADHPEWDTAVWLDILTLPGTPGLHAFCREIEQYLFGLFDGTRAGLRVEWSKGWAYTADAAWADPDVLGRTIPASLRAPGAPGWDEAVATLDGYDPARVFGNPFLDTLLR; translated from the coding sequence ATGGCCGGGCAGGGTGCGGCGGAGCGGGGTACGGACGGGCTGAGCAGGCGGCGGCTGCTCGCGGCCTCGGCGGCCGGCGGGGCGGTCTGGCTGCTGCGCGGCACGGTGGGGCCGGAGAGCGCCGAGGCGGTGGGCACGGCGCCGGTGCTGCCCGGCGCTCTGGTGCCGTACCAGCAGGTGTACGAGAACTGGGCGGGGGAGATCCGCACCAGTCCGCTCTGGGTCTGCGCCCCGGCCGCCCCGCAGCAGGTGGCCGACCTGGCCGACTGGGCGGCGGCCAACGGCTGGCGGCTGCGGGCCCAAGGGCAGCGGCACGGCTGGGCGCCGTTCACGGTGGCGGCGGGCACGCCCTCCGACACCAAGGTGCTGCTGGTGGACACCACCCGCTCGCTCACCGCCCTGAGCCTGGCGAGCGGCTTCGGCGGTGCGGCCGTCCGGGCCCAGACCGGCGCCTCGATGGAGGATCTGCTGGCCTTCCTGGCCGGTCAGGGCCTCGGGGTGGCCGCCTGCCCGGCGCCGGGCGATCTCACGGTCGGCGGCGCGCTGGCCATCGGCGGCCACGGCACGGCCGTCCCGGCCGTCGGCGAGACGCCCCAGCCCGGCCAGGGCTTCGGCAGTCTGAGCAACCAGGTGCTCTCCCTCACCGCCGTGGTGCACGACGCCGGCGCCGGGCGGTACGTGCTGCGCACCTTCGACCGCTCGGAGGCCGACGCGGCGGCCTTCCTGGTGCACCTGGGCCGGGCCTTCCTGACCGAGGTGGTGCTCCGGGCCGCGCCCGACGCCAATCTGCGCTGCCTCAGCCGGGTCGACGTGCCCGCCACCGAGCTGTTCGCCGCCCCGGGCAGCTCCGCCGCCGCCGGCGGGCGGACGTTCGCGGATTTCCTGGCGAGCACCGGCCGGGTCGAGGCGATCTGGTTCGCCTTCACCGACAACCCCTGGCTGAAGACCTGGCAGCCCACCCCCGGCAAGCCGCTCTTCGCGCACGAGGTCTCGGCGCCCTACAACTACCCGTTCTCGGATAACATCCCGCAGCCCGTGGCCGATCTGGCCGGGCAGCTCATCGGCGGCTCCTGGGGGCTGGCCCCGCTCTTCGGCCAGCTCCAGTTCCTGATCACCAAGATCGGCCTCACCGGAGACCTGACCGACCTGCTGCTCGCCCCCGGCCTGCTGCGCAGCCTGCTCAGCGGCGACACCCTCACCCACCTGCTGGCCGGCGGCCTCCGCTCCGACCTGTGGGGCGCCTCCCGGCACCTGCTCCAGTACGTCCGCCCGACCACCCTGCGGGTCACCGCGAACGGGTACGCGATCCACTGCCGCCGCTCGGACGTGCAGTGGGCGATCTCCCGGTTCACCACGTACTACCAGCAGTTGCTCGCGGCCTACCAGGCGCGCGGCGAGTACCCGATGAACGGCGCGGTGGAGATCCGGGTCACCGGCCTGGACGACCCGGCGGCCTGCGGGGTGCCCGGGGCCCGGCCGCCGCTGCTCTCCGCGCTGCGCCCGCACGCCGACCACCCGGAGTGGGACACCGCCGTCTGGCTGGACATCCTGACGCTGCCCGGCACCCCCGGTCTGCACGCCTTCTGCCGGGAGATCGAGCAGTACCTGTTCGGGCTGTTCGACGGCACCCGGGCCGGCCTGCGGGTGGAGTGGTCCAAGGGCTGGGCCTACACCGCCGATGCCGCCTGGGCCGATCCGGACGTGCTCGGCCGCACCATCCCGGCCAGCCTCCGCGCCCCGGGTGCCCCCGGCTGGGACGAGGCGGTGGCCACCCTGGACGGGTACGACCCGGCCCGGGTCTTCGGCAATCCGTTCCTGGACACCCTGCTCCGCTGA